A portion of the Zootoca vivipara chromosome 6, rZooViv1.1, whole genome shotgun sequence genome contains these proteins:
- the MLKL gene encoding mixed lineage kinase domain-like protein isoform X1 — protein MDTIQAILNVSVTIYNQCEKMTECSKHRKRLVERIETLVRQVKRIRQACTPTRFSSDLGLMLKRTLNVLEEAQTELREYGDLSQLQRYLKAHKMLKNFERMNMDISDVGHDLMRQLEIEKLLDDRQDLIKFKKPLVAQEGRQDLVEDYVSLQEMNKVQDAAAFMGITEIPKSQITNVTTLMECESYTLCSGKYNYCSVAIKVFKNPLTENKPQDVRSIFRTEIKTMKKFESPYIVRLYGMCIDESGFPPVYSIITEYCEKGTLRQVLKKEPDLSWKIRLEMATGAAIGLYRLHQTGDKPQVHYCINSTRFLVAEGYHVKLSGFELSQTVSSIRRKPKEKPKKEVSASAYICPEGLRSVEHQYNLASEIYSFGIVLWEIATCKIPFEGCTSKEIHDKVCNREQEPLGEDCPPHLQDIINKCRDFDPSQRPTAEEIVNQLIVPDLLKE, from the exons ATGGATACCATCCAGGCCATTCTGAACGTTTCGGTCACCATCTATAACCAATGTGAGAAAATGACAGAGTGCAGTAAGCACAGAAAGCGCCTTGTTGAGCGCATTGAGACCCTTGTGCGGCAGGTCAAGCGCATACGGCAGGCCTGCACCCCCACCAGGTTCTCCAGTGACTTGGGATTGATGCTGAAACGGACGCTGAACGTCCTGGAAGAGGCCCAGACAGAGCTTCGCGAGTACGGTGACCTGTCCCAGTTGCAGCGGTACTTGAAGGCTCACAAAATGCTGAAGAACTTTGAAAGAATGAACATGGACATCAGTGATGTTGGTCATGACCTGATGAGGCAACTAGAGATCGAGAAGCTATTGGATGACCGTCAAGACCTCATAAAATTTAAGAAGCCTCTTGTGGCCCAGGAAGGCAGACAGGATCTTGTCGAGGACTATGTATCTTTGCAGGAGATGAACAAAG tCCAGGATGCTGCTGCTTTCATGGGAATCACCGAAATACCCAAAAGCCAGATCACCAATGTGACCACCCTGATGGAGTGTGAGAGCTATACCCTGTGCAGTGGAAAGTACAATTATTGCTCTGTGGCCATCAAAGTCTTCAAGAACCCTTTGACTGAGAACAAACCACA GGATGTGAGGAGCATCTTTCGGACCGAAATCAAGACTATGAAGAAGTTTGAGTCTCCCTACATCGTCCGACTGTATGGGATGTGTATAGATGAGAGTG GCTTCCCTCCTGTTTACTCCATCATCACAGAATATTGTGAAAAGGGTACCCTGAGGCAAGTGCTGAAAAAGGAGCCTGACTTATCCTGGAAGATTCGCTTGGAAATGGCAACGGGTGCTGCCATCGGCCTGTACAG GTTGCATCAGACGGGGGACAAGCCTCAGGTGCATTACTGCATCAACAGCACCAGGTTCCTGGTTGCCGAAGGCTACCATGTAAAG CTCTCTGGGTTTGAACTGAGTCAAACAGTCTCTTCCATCAGACGGAAGCCCAAGGAGAAACCCAAAAAAGAGGTCAGTGCTTCAGCCTACATCTGCCCCGAGGGTCTGCGGTCAGTGGAGCATCAATACAACCTGGCCAGCGAAATATACAG CTTTGGGATTGTCCTGTGGGAGATCGCAACTTGCAAGATCCCATTTGAAG GTTGCACTTCAAAGGAGATCCATGATAAGGTTTGCAACCGGGAGCAAGAACCTCTGGGAGAAGACTGCCCCCCACACCTGCAGGACATCATCAACAAATGCCGGGATTTCGACCCTTCCCAGCGGCCAACTGCTGAAG AGATTGTGAACCAACTCATTGTTCCTGACCTTTTGAAGGAGTGA
- the MLKL gene encoding mixed lineage kinase domain-like protein isoform X2 — protein MDTIQAILNVSVTIYNQCEKMTECSKHRKRLVERIETLVRQVKRIRQACTPTRFSSDLGLMLKRTLNVLEEAQTELREYGDLSQLQRYLKAHKMLKNFERMNMDISDVGHDLMRQLEIEKLLDDRQDLIKFKKPLVAQEGRQDLVEDYVSLQEMNKVQDAAAFMGITEIPKSQITNVTTLMECESYTLCSGKYNYCSVAIKVFKNPLTENKPQDVRSIFRTEIKTMKKFESPYIVRLYGMCIDESGFPPVYSIITEYCEKGTLRQVLKKEPDLSWKIRLEMATGAAIGLYRLHQTGDKPQVHYCINSTRFLVAEGYHVKLSGFELSQTVSSIRRKPKEKPKKEVSASAYICPEGLRSVEHQYNLASEIYSSSSRIGSLMRTPRAGG, from the exons ATGGATACCATCCAGGCCATTCTGAACGTTTCGGTCACCATCTATAACCAATGTGAGAAAATGACAGAGTGCAGTAAGCACAGAAAGCGCCTTGTTGAGCGCATTGAGACCCTTGTGCGGCAGGTCAAGCGCATACGGCAGGCCTGCACCCCCACCAGGTTCTCCAGTGACTTGGGATTGATGCTGAAACGGACGCTGAACGTCCTGGAAGAGGCCCAGACAGAGCTTCGCGAGTACGGTGACCTGTCCCAGTTGCAGCGGTACTTGAAGGCTCACAAAATGCTGAAGAACTTTGAAAGAATGAACATGGACATCAGTGATGTTGGTCATGACCTGATGAGGCAACTAGAGATCGAGAAGCTATTGGATGACCGTCAAGACCTCATAAAATTTAAGAAGCCTCTTGTGGCCCAGGAAGGCAGACAGGATCTTGTCGAGGACTATGTATCTTTGCAGGAGATGAACAAAG tCCAGGATGCTGCTGCTTTCATGGGAATCACCGAAATACCCAAAAGCCAGATCACCAATGTGACCACCCTGATGGAGTGTGAGAGCTATACCCTGTGCAGTGGAAAGTACAATTATTGCTCTGTGGCCATCAAAGTCTTCAAGAACCCTTTGACTGAGAACAAACCACA GGATGTGAGGAGCATCTTTCGGACCGAAATCAAGACTATGAAGAAGTTTGAGTCTCCCTACATCGTCCGACTGTATGGGATGTGTATAGATGAGAGTG GCTTCCCTCCTGTTTACTCCATCATCACAGAATATTGTGAAAAGGGTACCCTGAGGCAAGTGCTGAAAAAGGAGCCTGACTTATCCTGGAAGATTCGCTTGGAAATGGCAACGGGTGCTGCCATCGGCCTGTACAG GTTGCATCAGACGGGGGACAAGCCTCAGGTGCATTACTGCATCAACAGCACCAGGTTCCTGGTTGCCGAAGGCTACCATGTAAAG CTCTCTGGGTTTGAACTGAGTCAAACAGTCTCTTCCATCAGACGGAAGCCCAAGGAGAAACCCAAAAAAGAGGTCAGTGCTTCAGCCTACATCTGCCCCGAGGGTCTGCGGTCAGTGGAGCATCAATACAACCTGGCCAGCGAAATATACAG ttcttcctccaggatcGGCTCCCTTATGAGGACTCCTAGGGCCGGAGGgtag